Proteins from a genomic interval of Rhizobium etli CFN 42:
- a CDS encoding terminase small subunit-like protein, translating to MGRPTKFSQALAEKICDRIADRESLRSICRDEDMPSKSTVLSWLADEEKAAFRARYALAREIMADSFVDELVEIADDRSDDWVEKKNAAGETTGWQENGEAIRRSQLRIATRQWVAEKLRPKKYGTKVEPEQSVTGEVSQLLEVVNGRTRGLPNGG from the coding sequence ATGGGCAGACCGACCAAGTTCAGCCAGGCGCTGGCCGAGAAGATCTGCGATCGCATTGCCGACCGCGAAAGCCTGCGCTCGATTTGCCGGGATGAGGACATGCCGTCGAAATCGACGGTGCTGTCCTGGCTGGCGGACGAGGAGAAGGCGGCGTTCCGCGCGCGATATGCGCTGGCCCGCGAGATCATGGCCGACAGCTTCGTCGACGAGCTGGTCGAGATCGCCGACGACCGCAGCGACGACTGGGTCGAAAAGAAGAATGCGGCCGGCGAGACCACCGGCTGGCAGGAAAATGGCGAGGCGATCAGGCGTTCGCAGCTGCGCATCGCCACCCGCCAATGGGTCGCCGAAAAGCTGCGGCCGAAGAAATATGGCACCAAGGTCGAGCCCGAACAGAGCGTGACCGGCGAAGTCTCGCAATTGCTGGAGGTCGTCAATGGCAGGACGCGCGGACTTCCAAACGGCGGTTGA
- a CDS encoding phage major capsid protein: protein MPISPNLSEIVTTTLRNRSGTVADDVTKNNGLLTRLNSRGRKKPVSGGRTIVQELQYQENSTFKRYSGYDILNVQPSDVITAAEYDLKQAAVAVSMSGLEQLQNSGEDAILDLLEQRIENAETTLKNNIALDCYSDGTADGGRQIGGLQLLISTSPTSGTVGGISRATWGFWRNQKFSASADGGAAATNANIQSYMNRLYMSCVRGSDAPDLVVADNNFFRLYWESLQAIQRITSADKGMAGFQSLQYMGADVIFDGGFGGGAPSNQMFFLNTKYLFYRPHRDRDMAPIGDERMNTNQDAFVQLMGFAGNLTMNNAFLQGVLFA from the coding sequence ATGCCCATCTCGCCCAACCTCTCTGAAATTGTCACCACGACGCTGCGCAACCGCAGCGGCACGGTCGCCGACGACGTGACGAAGAACAACGGTCTTCTCACCCGTCTGAACAGCCGCGGCCGCAAGAAGCCCGTCTCCGGCGGCCGCACCATCGTCCAGGAACTGCAGTACCAGGAGAACAGCACCTTCAAGCGCTATTCCGGCTACGACATCCTGAACGTCCAGCCCTCCGACGTCATCACCGCCGCCGAATACGACCTGAAGCAGGCTGCGGTCGCCGTCTCGATGTCCGGTCTCGAACAGCTGCAGAATTCCGGCGAGGATGCGATCCTCGACCTGCTCGAGCAGCGCATCGAGAATGCCGAAACCACTTTGAAAAACAACATCGCGCTCGACTGCTATTCCGACGGCACGGCCGATGGCGGCCGGCAGATCGGCGGCCTGCAGCTGTTGATCTCGACCTCGCCGACCTCGGGCACGGTCGGCGGCATCTCGCGCGCCACCTGGGGTTTCTGGCGCAACCAGAAATTCTCCGCCTCGGCCGATGGCGGTGCGGCCGCCACCAATGCCAACATCCAGAGCTACATGAACCGGCTCTATATGTCCTGCGTGCGCGGCTCCGACGCCCCCGATCTCGTCGTCGCCGACAACAACTTCTTCCGCCTCTACTGGGAATCGCTGCAGGCGATCCAGCGCATCACCTCGGCCGACAAGGGCATGGCCGGCTTCCAGTCGCTGCAGTACATGGGCGCCGACGTCATCTTCGACGGCGGCTTCGGCGGCGGCGCGCCTTCCAACCAGATGTTCTTCCTCAACACCAAATACCTGTTCTACCGCCCGCACCGCGACCGCGACATGGCCCCGATCGGCGACGAACGCATGAACACCAACCAGGATGCCTTCGTGCAGCTGATGGGCTTCGCCGGCAACCTCACCATGAACAACGCCTTCCTGCAGGGCGTGTTGTTCGCCTGA
- a CDS encoding phage adaptor protein: MSLLTIIQNVCAEIDLDPPTAVMSSADPQIMQLRILSTRAGRDLMRAHDWSALMVRRQFEATGANPEPDEPPGAWDRFVANARIWNVSRLWALNGPVEPQSWQRQTILNANPVPQIWRMAGGRLDIYPNVAGETMEYAYISGFWVALNGGPNTAGNWANDTDTAHFPEELLELSLIWRWKRAKGLDYGEELASFERTKEAAICADRAASPVDLALPSRGQTPENYWPGTITVQNP; the protein is encoded by the coding sequence ATGTCGCTCCTGACCATCATTCAGAACGTCTGCGCGGAGATCGACCTCGATCCGCCGACGGCCGTCATGTCCTCGGCGGATCCGCAGATCATGCAGCTGCGCATCCTCTCCACCCGCGCTGGCCGCGATCTGATGCGGGCGCATGACTGGTCGGCGCTGATGGTGCGGCGGCAATTCGAGGCGACCGGCGCCAATCCGGAGCCGGACGAGCCGCCCGGCGCCTGGGACCGTTTCGTCGCCAATGCGCGGATCTGGAACGTCTCGCGCCTCTGGGCGCTCAACGGTCCGGTGGAGCCGCAGAGCTGGCAGCGCCAGACCATCCTCAACGCCAATCCGGTGCCGCAGATCTGGCGCATGGCCGGCGGCAGGCTCGACATCTACCCGAATGTTGCCGGCGAGACGATGGAATATGCCTATATCTCCGGCTTCTGGGTGGCGCTGAACGGCGGCCCGAACACCGCCGGCAACTGGGCCAACGACACCGATACCGCGCATTTTCCCGAAGAGCTGCTCGAGCTGTCGCTGATCTGGCGCTGGAAGCGGGCCAAGGGCCTCGACTATGGCGAGGAGCTCGCCAGCTTCGAACGAACCAAGGAAGCCGCCATCTGCGCCGACCGCGCCGCAAGCCCCGTCGACCTCGCGCTGCCGTCGCGGGGGCAGACGCCCGAAAATTATTGGCCCGGCACGATCACGGTACAAAATCCATGA
- a CDS encoding GNAT family N-acetyltransferase, with translation MIVSEPREEIAAWVGARIGVTFHPPYTTLAHVDRGRTIAGFVFNVWTGHDVEISLAADRLSLTLLRAVFDYVTRQLGCRRATCRTRADNSNAQTLLARLGAQPEGRQRGYFGDCDGLLYGIIKEDFPYGLHAKAPEGA, from the coding sequence TTGATCGTCAGCGAACCGCGCGAGGAGATCGCCGCCTGGGTGGGCGCCAGGATCGGCGTCACGTTTCACCCGCCCTACACCACGCTTGCCCATGTCGATCGCGGCCGGACCATCGCCGGCTTCGTCTTCAACGTCTGGACCGGGCACGATGTCGAGATCTCGCTTGCCGCCGACCGGCTGTCGCTGACGCTGCTGCGGGCGGTGTTCGACTATGTCACCCGCCAGCTCGGCTGCCGCCGCGCCACCTGCCGCACCCGCGCCGACAACAGCAACGCCCAGACGCTGCTCGCCAGGCTCGGTGCGCAGCCGGAAGGCCGCCAGCGCGGCTATTTCGGCGATTGCGACGGCCTGCTTTACGGAATCATCAAAGAGGATTTTCCCTATGGTCTCCACGCCAAAGCCCCCGAAGGCGCCTGA
- a CDS encoding tail fiber domain-containing protein — protein MVSTPKPPKAPDPTQTAAAQTATNVDTAIANAGLSHTNQYTPDGSLEYKVTGYQTMTDQNGKTYKLPTYSAYQTYSPENQAIYDQTQQTQLGLARLANDQTAKVSGILGSNVDLSAGNVDKYVNDHWQSGFNNQWDRDQASLEQSLADKGIAIGSAAYDNAMRDFTTRKQAASDQYLGDMHSNAQNSILTERNQPLNEISALMSGSQVHQPNYVNTPTTQLPTVDQAGLINENFNQKMGIYNQQLAQSNAAMGGLFGLGGTLLGGWAKSDRRLKQDIKRVGTLENGLPVYAFRYKEGGPMQLGLMSDDVREIHPDAVFEHADGFDRVDNERAVA, from the coding sequence ATGGTCTCCACGCCAAAGCCCCCGAAGGCGCCTGATCCGACCCAGACCGCAGCGGCGCAGACGGCCACCAATGTCGACACCGCCATCGCCAATGCGGGCCTCAGCCACACCAACCAGTACACGCCGGATGGTTCGCTGGAATACAAGGTCACCGGCTATCAGACAATGACCGACCAGAACGGCAAGACCTATAAGCTGCCGACCTATTCCGCCTATCAGACCTATTCGCCCGAGAATCAGGCGATCTACGATCAGACCCAGCAGACGCAGCTCGGCCTTGCCAGGCTCGCCAACGACCAGACCGCCAAGGTCTCCGGCATCCTCGGCAGCAATGTCGATCTCAGCGCCGGCAATGTCGACAAATATGTCAATGATCACTGGCAATCCGGCTTCAACAACCAGTGGGACCGCGACCAGGCGAGCCTCGAGCAGAGCCTGGCCGACAAGGGCATCGCGATCGGCTCGGCGGCTTACGACAACGCCATGCGCGATTTTACCACCCGCAAGCAGGCCGCCTCCGACCAATATCTCGGCGACATGCATTCGAATGCGCAAAACTCGATCCTGACCGAGCGCAACCAGCCGCTGAACGAGATCTCGGCGCTGATGTCGGGCTCGCAGGTGCATCAGCCGAACTACGTCAACACGCCGACGACGCAGCTTCCGACCGTCGACCAGGCCGGGCTGATCAACGAGAACTTCAATCAGAAGATGGGCATCTACAACCAGCAGCTCGCACAATCGAACGCCGCCATGGGCGGCCTCTTCGGCCTCGGCGGAACACTCCTTGGCGGCTGGGCGAAATCCGACCGGCGGCTGAAGCAAGACATCAAACGCGTCGGCACGCTGGAGAACGGCCTGCCGGTTTACGCCTTCCGCTACAAGGAGGGCGGCCCGATGCAGCTCGGCCTGATGTCCGACGATGTGCGAGAAATCCACCCGGACGCGGTGTTCGAACATGCGGACGGCTTCGACCGCGTCGACAACGAAAGGGCAGTGGCATGA
- a CDS encoding DUF885 domain-containing protein: MATIQVNGQKLTVDDSFLSLSPDDQSLLVDELSRSLPQPTDSAPPPVDKSHIGQLWPISRDRDGNRYFDSAAGILGMAKPAFMLPGDVYSGKVQMFGPDGRPTMEGIGRSLEFASIFTPATPGLRSGEAIVPGVSKNLRKPDKLEPPSGDALYAEANRNFETMRNSRVDYSADAVKTMAEAAKTKLEKEGFDADIAGKTHKILAKLSTPPEDSFASIEGLDAARKTFEKIVQNVKDPNDQAAASRVIRELDEFIEAADPATVVAGKATDAADALKAASGNSAAAKRSDILNGTDRSPDSRAVRHNSAENGADAIRQRVASTLLQDQEMFGFSPEELAALKTIAEGSAAQNVTRRIGKFLEGGSGMARMLGAAAGGAAAAVASKTGGAGATASGAAVGALVPTVLGQGSNELSNILTWRALSAADRMVRQRSPLYEATLNAAPKEVVRQPKAEALVRALLLSQQPQQQNGGGGW; the protein is encoded by the coding sequence ATGGCGACAATCCAGGTTAATGGCCAGAAATTGACCGTCGACGACAGCTTTTTGAGCCTCTCTCCGGACGACCAGAGTCTTCTGGTTGATGAGCTATCGCGGAGTCTCCCTCAGCCCACAGATAGCGCCCCTCCACCTGTAGATAAGAGTCATATCGGACAACTTTGGCCGATCAGCCGGGACCGCGACGGGAACAGATATTTCGATAGCGCCGCCGGCATTCTGGGGATGGCAAAACCCGCCTTCATGCTTCCGGGTGACGTCTACAGCGGCAAGGTACAGATGTTTGGCCCAGATGGGAGGCCGACCATGGAGGGCATTGGCCGCTCGTTGGAATTTGCGTCGATCTTCACACCGGCAACGCCGGGGCTTCGCTCAGGAGAGGCGATCGTCCCAGGCGTGAGCAAGAACTTGCGAAAGCCAGATAAGCTGGAGCCGCCATCCGGCGACGCTCTCTATGCCGAAGCAAATCGCAACTTCGAGACGATGCGTAACAGTCGTGTTGATTACTCAGCCGATGCCGTAAAAACAATGGCAGAGGCAGCCAAAACGAAGCTCGAAAAAGAGGGTTTCGACGCAGACATCGCCGGGAAGACTCATAAAATTCTCGCCAAGCTCTCCACTCCTCCGGAAGACAGCTTCGCGAGCATCGAGGGATTGGACGCAGCCCGCAAGACGTTCGAAAAAATAGTCCAAAACGTCAAAGATCCGAACGATCAAGCTGCAGCGTCGCGAGTTATTCGAGAATTGGACGAGTTCATTGAGGCTGCCGATCCGGCGACGGTCGTTGCCGGAAAGGCCACTGACGCGGCCGACGCCCTTAAGGCCGCAAGCGGCAATTCCGCAGCCGCAAAGCGTTCCGATATCCTGAACGGGACTGATAGATCTCCAGATTCCCGCGCTGTACGGCATAATTCGGCCGAGAACGGTGCCGATGCGATTCGTCAACGTGTTGCCTCGACGCTTCTGCAGGACCAGGAGATGTTCGGCTTTTCTCCCGAAGAATTGGCAGCGCTCAAGACCATTGCCGAGGGAAGCGCGGCCCAGAACGTCACGCGTCGGATAGGAAAATTTCTGGAGGGCGGAAGCGGTATGGCCAGGATGCTGGGCGCGGCGGCCGGCGGCGCCGCGGCAGCGGTGGCGAGCAAGACTGGCGGCGCCGGAGCCACCGCCAGCGGCGCGGCTGTGGGTGCTTTGGTCCCGACGGTCCTGGGCCAGGGCAGTAATGAACTGTCGAATATCCTGACATGGCGGGCGTTGTCTGCCGCTGATCGAATGGTTCGGCAGCGTTCCCCGCTTTACGAGGCCACGCTGAATGCGGCGCCGAAGGAAGTCGTCCGCCAACCGAAGGCGGAGGCACTCGTAAGAGCTTTATTGCTTTCTCAGCAGCCGCAGCAGCAAAATGGCGGGGGTGGGTGGTGA
- a CDS encoding class I SAM-dependent methyltransferase yields the protein MDIPSGRFVDFGGSAGELCAVLQKQFPAWSFTVVETKSVADAAQALRPAISYSDQLPAEFDVFYSSGTLQYLADPEQLWREALSRTTRYAYLARNAFSKKKRFTVQSSRLFDNGAGPVPEGFDNIEIRYPHQTISEALLKGIADEMGFDLTARFEGRNSGVIGTRADVYGADLLFKRRQSHVQKTRRKTGRLFRAVFSRVA from the coding sequence ATGGATATCCCGTCCGGCCGATTCGTTGATTTCGGTGGATCCGCTGGTGAACTGTGCGCCGTTTTGCAAAAGCAGTTCCCCGCCTGGTCATTCACAGTGGTAGAGACAAAATCCGTGGCTGACGCCGCGCAGGCGTTAAGGCCGGCGATATCGTATTCCGACCAATTGCCGGCTGAGTTTGACGTATTCTACAGCAGCGGCACGCTTCAATACCTTGCTGATCCGGAACAATTGTGGCGGGAGGCTCTGAGCCGGACAACTCGTTACGCCTATCTGGCGCGGAATGCCTTCTCAAAAAAAAAGCGTTTCACCGTCCAGTCGTCCCGGCTTTTCGATAATGGCGCTGGCCCGGTTCCTGAAGGATTCGACAACATAGAGATACGTTATCCGCACCAGACCATTTCAGAAGCATTATTAAAGGGAATAGCCGACGAAATGGGCTTTGATCTCACTGCTCGCTTCGAAGGCCGCAACAGTGGCGTGATCGGTACCCGCGCGGATGTCTATGGAGCCGACCTCTTGTTCAAGAGACGACAGTCCCACGTTCAGAAAACAAGGCGGAAAACAGGGCGTCTCTTTCGAGCCGTCTTTTCCCGCGTTGCCTGA
- a CDS encoding methyltransferase domain-containing protein, whose product MSDSGDQVTSILEQLLSVFWLRPETAIWRYLDIEAMKGFEFEGRSLDFGCGDGVFSFIRAGGRFSAGFDAFQKTEKLDRFYQNVDVYDSYDESYDPLVASSPSYQISVGFDHKANLLRKAAALNFYKETIEGDGNAPLPFDSNSFGSIFSNIVYWLDNPAEVMSELGRILVPGGKICLMLPNETLPQFSFYNSLYAKTKDEQWKWLELLDRGRLSDNIKQSKSDDAWREIFRSAGLSVSHHSQHLPKVVIQAWDIGFRPMFPALMSMVASVDPQKLPSIKAEWVDALRMFANPLTAIGQKNDGSSAFHCYVLTK is encoded by the coding sequence ATTAGCGATAGCGGTGATCAAGTGACTTCGATTTTAGAGCAGTTGTTGAGCGTGTTCTGGCTCCGGCCTGAGACCGCTATCTGGAGGTATTTGGATATCGAGGCGATGAAGGGCTTCGAATTCGAAGGGAGATCGCTAGACTTTGGATGCGGAGACGGCGTCTTTTCGTTCATTAGAGCGGGGGGGCGGTTTAGCGCAGGCTTCGATGCATTTCAAAAGACGGAGAAACTTGACCGATTTTATCAGAACGTAGACGTGTATGACTCCTATGATGAGAGTTACGATCCCCTCGTGGCGAGCTCTCCTTCGTACCAGATAAGCGTCGGCTTCGATCATAAAGCTAATCTACTTCGAAAAGCGGCGGCGCTGAATTTCTATAAGGAAACGATCGAGGGAGATGGAAACGCGCCCCTACCTTTCGACAGTAATTCGTTTGGCTCGATCTTTTCTAACATCGTCTATTGGCTGGATAATCCGGCTGAGGTCATGTCTGAGCTGGGAAGAATTTTGGTGCCCGGCGGCAAGATCTGCCTGATGCTACCGAATGAAACCCTTCCACAGTTCAGCTTCTATAACTCCTTATATGCCAAGACCAAGGATGAGCAGTGGAAGTGGCTTGAATTGTTAGACCGCGGAAGACTGAGCGATAACATAAAGCAGTCAAAATCAGATGATGCTTGGCGGGAGATTTTTAGAAGCGCAGGCCTTTCGGTTTCTCACCATTCACAACACCTGCCCAAAGTGGTAATCCAAGCATGGGATATTGGTTTTCGACCGATGTTTCCGGCGCTCATGAGCATGGTTGCGAGCGTCGATCCTCAGAAGTTGCCAAGCATAAAAGCAGAGTGGGTAGATGCACTCCGGATGTTTGCAAATCCTCTCACTGCTATAGGCCAAAAAAATGATGGCAGCAGTGCATTTCACTGCTATGTCCTTACCAAGTGA
- a CDS encoding acyltransferase family protein: protein MHSLQNSGKVEGIDTVRAVAALSVVFAHLLGPAMPGLSKYLFTGHPAVIAFFVVSGFCIHYPYRARMLPVGPFLAGRFIRIVPPAAAAFILAQALGMRAYNPIDGYILWSVVCEAIYYCLYPLILAISRRIDWPLLIVASVVAAYGVAIGVGSDQYGNAKAYGPQLNWVVGIPAWLLGCYLAENLHRLKLPGHVWGWRAATAATASALYWATMNTAAGFYLTMVPFSALAACWILVEIRNASERGPINVLETIGEACFSIYLVHVIAAAAIGWLVTTPIVVCALSLALAYPFYRWIEKPCHAAARRAKAKMEELGARRRLEERDGIAISDGA, encoded by the coding sequence ATGCATTCACTTCAAAATTCGGGCAAAGTCGAAGGTATCGATACCGTCAGAGCGGTTGCCGCCCTGTCTGTTGTATTCGCGCACCTTCTTGGCCCGGCGATGCCCGGACTTTCGAAATACCTCTTCACGGGCCATCCGGCGGTAATTGCCTTCTTTGTAGTCTCGGGCTTCTGCATCCACTATCCGTACCGGGCGCGCATGCTTCCGGTCGGGCCATTCCTTGCCGGCCGCTTTATTCGGATAGTGCCGCCAGCCGCCGCAGCCTTCATCCTGGCGCAAGCGCTGGGTATGCGAGCCTACAATCCGATCGACGGCTATATTCTCTGGTCCGTCGTTTGCGAGGCAATTTACTACTGCCTTTATCCCCTTATCCTAGCCATCTCTCGCCGGATTGATTGGCCCTTGCTCATCGTGGCATCTGTCGTGGCCGCATATGGCGTAGCGATAGGCGTTGGCTCTGACCAATACGGAAACGCCAAAGCCTACGGACCACAACTCAATTGGGTTGTCGGGATCCCCGCATGGCTCCTCGGCTGCTACCTTGCTGAAAATCTTCACCGTCTGAAGCTGCCAGGCCATGTTTGGGGCTGGCGCGCCGCGACTGCCGCAACTGCTTCTGCTCTCTATTGGGCGACGATGAACACCGCAGCCGGCTTTTACCTGACCATGGTGCCGTTCTCGGCGCTCGCCGCTTGCTGGATACTGGTGGAGATCAGGAACGCCTCTGAAAGAGGCCCCATCAATGTCTTGGAGACCATCGGTGAGGCCTGCTTTTCAATTTACCTCGTCCACGTCATCGCGGCCGCGGCAATTGGATGGTTGGTGACGACGCCGATCGTCGTTTGCGCCCTGTCGCTGGCTCTCGCCTATCCGTTCTACCGATGGATCGAGAAGCCGTGCCATGCCGCCGCACGCCGTGCCAAAGCAAAGATGGAGGAGCTAGGGGCCAGACGTCGCTTGGAAGAACGCGATGGGATCGCGATAAGCGACGGTGCGTAG
- a CDS encoding DUF7940 domain-containing protein: MLVHNWRAVLRRAWSVRLMALALLFIVLEPSPMSSRQPGYPAMSTASGLFAAAAIVARIFVQQKISGELNGKPPAEG; the protein is encoded by the coding sequence ATGCTCGTCCATAATTGGCGCGCGGTGCTGAGGCGCGCCTGGAGCGTTCGCCTCATGGCGCTGGCGCTGCTCTTCATCGTCCTCGAGCCGTCTCCAATGTCCTCGCGGCAACCTGGGTATCCGGCAATGTCCACGGCATCGGGGCTCTTCGCTGCGGCGGCGATCGTCGCCCGCATTTTCGTCCAGCAGAAAATTTCAGGAGAACTGAATGGCAAACCGCCTGCAGAAGGGTAG
- a CDS encoding lysozyme, with protein sequence MANRLQKGSAAAAMAVAWVGSFEGLRQHAYPDPATQGQPWTICYGSTNGVKPGDYKTVGECRALLSLELRRYANGIEQCVTAPLPDARFVALTSFAYNVGVRAACGSSAVRLINQGRTAEGCEALLKWNRAAGITFPGLTRRRQKERAFCLEGT encoded by the coding sequence ATGGCAAACCGCCTGCAGAAGGGTAGTGCCGCGGCCGCGATGGCCGTTGCTTGGGTCGGAAGCTTCGAAGGGCTGCGGCAGCACGCCTATCCTGACCCGGCCACTCAAGGCCAGCCGTGGACAATCTGCTACGGCAGCACCAATGGCGTGAAGCCGGGCGACTACAAGACAGTGGGAGAGTGCAGGGCGCTGCTTTCGCTCGAGCTGCGGCGGTACGCCAATGGCATCGAGCAGTGCGTCACGGCCCCCCTGCCGGATGCCCGCTTCGTGGCGCTGACCTCCTTCGCCTATAATGTCGGCGTCCGGGCGGCCTGCGGCTCGAGCGCGGTCCGGCTCATCAACCAGGGCAGGACCGCCGAGGGCTGTGAGGCTCTCCTTAAATGGAACCGCGCCGCCGGCATCACCTTTCCCGGCCTGACGCGCCGCCGGCAGAAGGAACGCGCCTTCTGCCTGGAGGGCACCTGA
- a CDS encoding sigma-70 family RNA polymerase sigma factor: MTEDPALGAAERKTLLADLAREADALRPQLHRYAARLVGSVIDGEDVIQDAFARVFATAGSIPPGTPLRPWLFRIVHNRAMDALRQRSTRRSEPLEMAFDLADISAAGPEDALIRRDTVRVALGHFAELPVPQRSAVILKDVLGESLADIAALLDLSVDAVKAHLSRGRARLRAISDVRSEVAPSPSPEALNFAALFNAQDWDALRRLLAEDVRLRQARRPEISGAADVGRFFTYYAGYPLVRVEPAWLEGREILLVSAEPSGGPAYFMLLEWRGQKISLIRDHRYATYVMDGADVMPAASR; encoded by the coding sequence ATGACGGAAGACCCAGCTCTCGGGGCCGCAGAGAGAAAAACTCTGCTCGCAGACCTGGCCAGGGAAGCGGACGCGCTTCGCCCCCAACTGCATCGCTATGCTGCTCGTCTGGTGGGTTCGGTGATCGACGGCGAGGACGTGATTCAGGACGCGTTTGCCAGGGTTTTTGCGACGGCTGGCTCGATCCCGCCGGGCACGCCGCTGCGACCGTGGCTATTTCGCATCGTCCACAATCGAGCCATGGATGCTCTGCGCCAGCGCAGTACGCGCCGGTCGGAGCCGCTTGAGATGGCCTTCGATCTGGCCGATATAAGCGCCGCCGGCCCGGAGGACGCGCTGATCCGGCGGGACACGGTGCGGGTCGCCCTGGGTCATTTTGCAGAATTGCCGGTGCCGCAACGCAGCGCGGTTATCCTCAAGGATGTGCTGGGAGAGTCGCTTGCGGATATCGCAGCGCTGCTGGATCTGAGTGTCGATGCGGTCAAGGCCCATCTGTCGCGCGGTCGGGCAAGATTGCGCGCGATCTCCGACGTGCGGTCCGAGGTTGCGCCGTCGCCAAGTCCCGAGGCCCTCAACTTCGCAGCGCTCTTCAACGCCCAAGATTGGGACGCGCTGCGTCGCTTGCTGGCCGAAGACGTTCGGCTTCGTCAGGCGCGACGGCCGGAAATCTCGGGTGCCGCCGACGTCGGTCGATTTTTCACCTATTATGCCGGATATCCGCTGGTCAGGGTCGAACCGGCCTGGCTGGAAGGCCGGGAAATATTGCTGGTATCGGCCGAACCGTCGGGCGGTCCTGCCTATTTCATGCTGCTCGAATGGCGCGGGCAAAAAATAAGCCTGATCCGCGACCATCGTTATGCGACCTATGTCATGGATGGTGCTGATGTCATGCCGGCCGCATCGCGGTGA
- a CDS encoding SDR family NAD(P)-dependent oxidoreductase, with protein sequence MDLEGKRIVVVGGSRGLGSGLAEAFVARAAGVTVVARKATAMRGPAEQPPVTAISADATDADAAWRIMEQTRPDVVIMNAGAEPPMERIDRIGWEAFTTNWNVDVKAALHWVQAALTVPMAPGGLVVLISSGAAVQGSPLSGGYAGAKRAQWFIAKYADGLSAELGLGLRFRVLVPRQMFVGTGVGDTGIGAYAAKAGRTFAEQAATWPNMTPRAFGDTVAELIGKSGLAEAMVYAVRGDTGVTVIE encoded by the coding sequence ATGGATCTGGAAGGAAAGCGAATTGTGGTCGTCGGCGGGAGCCGCGGCTTGGGGAGTGGGCTCGCCGAGGCATTCGTTGCTCGCGCGGCCGGCGTCACCGTGGTCGCCCGAAAGGCGACGGCTATGCGGGGGCCGGCTGAGCAACCGCCCGTCACCGCCATATCGGCTGATGCAACTGATGCCGACGCGGCGTGGCGGATCATGGAGCAGACGCGACCTGATGTCGTCATCATGAATGCCGGTGCGGAACCGCCCATGGAACGAATCGACCGGATTGGCTGGGAGGCATTCACGACGAACTGGAATGTGGACGTCAAGGCCGCGCTGCATTGGGTACAGGCTGCCCTGACCGTGCCGATGGCGCCGGGCGGGCTCGTCGTCCTGATCTCCAGCGGAGCCGCCGTGCAGGGGTCGCCGCTATCGGGAGGTTATGCCGGCGCCAAGCGCGCGCAGTGGTTCATTGCAAAATATGCCGATGGCTTGTCGGCGGAACTCGGCCTGGGTTTGCGGTTCCGGGTCCTCGTTCCCCGGCAGATGTTCGTTGGAACTGGTGTGGGCGATACTGGCATTGGGGCCTATGCTGCGAAGGCGGGTCGGACATTTGCCGAACAGGCCGCCACCTGGCCGAACATGACGCCGCGGGCTTTCGGTGATACGGTCGCCGAACTGATCGGCAAATCCGGCCTCGCCGAGGCCATGGTCTATGCCGTGCGTGGGGATACGGGTGTGACGGTCATCGAATGA